In Syntrophorhabdaceae bacterium, one DNA window encodes the following:
- a CDS encoding gamma carbonic anhydrase family protein: MTRGGYITPFGGATPVIHEKAYVDISARIIGNVSIAAGASIWPGAVLRADSDLIRVGERAAVLDLALIEAPENQSAILEEEALISHGAIIHGALIGARSLIGIGAIVLDGAVIGTGSIVAAGSLVPPGMDVPPNSLVMGTPAKRVRETTPEERENMMKQLHGLYRKSRIYLKA, encoded by the coding sequence ATGACAAGAGGAGGCTATATCACGCCCTTCGGCGGCGCCACCCCTGTAATTCATGAAAAAGCTTACGTCGATATATCGGCCCGTATCATCGGGAACGTCTCGATTGCCGCAGGCGCGTCCATCTGGCCCGGCGCGGTACTCCGGGCGGACAGCGACCTCATCCGCGTAGGGGAGAGGGCCGCAGTCCTCGACCTCGCCCTCATCGAGGCCCCTGAAAATCAATCAGCCATTTTAGAAGAAGAGGCGCTGATAAGCCACGGCGCGATCATCCACGGCGCCCTCATAGGGGCCCGATCTCTTATTGGGATTGGGGCGATCGTACTCGACGGAGCCGTCATAGGCACAGGCTCCATAGTCGCCGCCGGAAGCCTCGTCCCGCCCGGCATGGATGTCCCGCCCAATTCGCTCGTCATGGGCACCCCCGCCAAACGGGTCAGGGAAACCACCCCCGAAGAGCGGGAAAATATGATGAAACAGCTCCACGGCCTTTACAGAAAGTCCCGCATCTATCTCAAAGCATAA
- a CDS encoding molybdopterin-dependent oxidoreductase has product MKRTRREFLKDVMVAGSSGMLLCSAPGLLRKVKADGSEGIDGETRRYTYCDGCNHVPKCGITYFTRGSVITRVESRRDFNYPANTLCSKGYAQLQEQYHPERLRFPLKRTTPKGEPPKWVRVSWDEALRTIGARLKEIKAKHGADKVLFYTGDPKEMRPPLQRLAYSFGSPNFGTESSTCSRSVGLGGMLLYGETAAGNAPSKDTKNCFIWGVNQSYSGATAMKGLIKSKESGVRYFVVDPRKTPMVRTLEGVHLPLRPGTDGALALAMMNVVIEEGLYDKEFVTQWVHGFEELKEYVKSFTPEKAASITGVKADAIREGARAFAKGPTTVMISASPVVHHSNGNQNVRAVLTLVAITGNLDRPGGVAIPPTPALPPDWIGHPVFCRRADLLPRFVANRADRDFYPVWAEMIPEIQVNNLPEYVEKGRIRAMLLFGGNAKMWPQPDLYQKALSRLDFSVAADFFYRPWTHDFLDIILPAATCFERLAPVATFGRSVYQRQPVPPLGEAREDWQIIADIATASGCGDAFSNGNLEAVIDEYLKPAGLTVAQLRSAPGAMMTVPAPKPPKSKKYASGDLRKDKLPGFNTPTGKVEVFSTILKKHGFDPLPVYKEPVESPASRPDMAKKYPLVLMTGARIPFFTHSKWRDVPWVSDFQPEPVVNLNPGDAAARAIREGDKVVLENAHGAITIKAHLTEMVSAGMVDMFHGWPSQDVNVMVTRNFDPISGFPPYKSGLCNVRKA; this is encoded by the coding sequence ATGAAGCGGACCAGGAGGGAATTTCTGAAAGATGTGATGGTGGCAGGCTCGTCCGGTATGCTTTTATGCAGCGCGCCCGGCCTTCTCCGGAAGGTGAAGGCGGACGGCAGTGAAGGTATCGATGGGGAGACGAGGAGATATACGTACTGCGACGGGTGTAACCATGTGCCGAAATGCGGCATTACCTATTTCACGAGGGGTTCCGTCATTACAAGGGTCGAGTCGAGACGGGATTTCAATTATCCCGCCAATACCCTCTGCTCCAAGGGATATGCCCAGCTTCAGGAGCAGTACCACCCGGAAAGGCTCCGTTTTCCCCTGAAGCGGACTACGCCCAAGGGAGAGCCGCCGAAATGGGTGCGTGTCTCCTGGGATGAGGCCCTTCGTACCATCGGCGCAAGGCTCAAGGAGATCAAGGCGAAGCACGGCGCGGATAAGGTCCTTTTCTATACGGGCGACCCCAAGGAGATGCGGCCGCCCCTCCAGAGACTCGCCTATTCCTTCGGCTCGCCCAACTTCGGGACCGAGAGCTCCACGTGCTCCAGGTCCGTCGGTCTCGGGGGGATGCTTCTCTATGGAGAGACGGCGGCGGGAAATGCTCCCTCCAAAGATACGAAGAACTGCTTCATCTGGGGCGTGAACCAGTCTTATTCGGGCGCCACCGCCATGAAAGGGCTCATTAAATCCAAAGAGTCCGGGGTGCGCTACTTCGTGGTCGACCCCAGGAAGACCCCCATGGTCCGTACCCTTGAAGGCGTTCATCTCCCCTTGAGGCCAGGTACGGACGGCGCCCTTGCCCTCGCCATGATGAACGTGGTGATCGAAGAAGGCCTTTACGACAAAGAATTTGTCACCCAATGGGTCCACGGCTTCGAAGAGCTCAAGGAGTACGTGAAGTCCTTTACCCCGGAGAAGGCGGCATCGATCACGGGGGTAAAGGCGGATGCGATCAGGGAGGGGGCCCGCGCTTTTGCCAAGGGGCCCACCACGGTCATGATAAGCGCCTCCCCGGTGGTCCATCACAGCAACGGAAATCAGAACGTGAGGGCTGTCCTCACCCTCGTGGCCATCACGGGTAACCTCGACAGGCCGGGAGGCGTAGCCATACCGCCCACGCCTGCCCTTCCCCCCGACTGGATCGGCCATCCCGTCTTCTGCAGGCGCGCCGACCTTCTTCCCCGCTTCGTGGCGAACCGCGCCGACCGTGACTTTTACCCTGTATGGGCCGAGATGATCCCGGAGATCCAGGTGAACAATCTCCCGGAATATGTGGAAAAAGGCCGCATCCGCGCCATGCTCCTCTTCGGCGGGAATGCGAAGATGTGGCCCCAGCCCGACCTCTACCAGAAGGCCTTGTCCCGCCTCGATTTTAGCGTGGCCGCCGATTTCTTCTACCGGCCCTGGACCCACGACTTTCTCGATATCATACTGCCCGCGGCAACCTGCTTCGAGAGGCTCGCGCCGGTCGCAACCTTCGGACGAAGCGTCTATCAGCGCCAGCCCGTCCCACCCCTCGGGGAGGCGCGTGAAGACTGGCAGATCATCGCCGATATCGCGACCGCCTCAGGCTGCGGCGATGCCTTTTCCAATGGGAACCTCGAAGCGGTCATCGATGAATACCTGAAGCCCGCGGGCCTCACCGTGGCGCAGCTCAGGAGCGCGCCGGGCGCAATGATGACCGTGCCCGCCCCGAAACCGCCGAAATCAAAGAAATATGCATCGGGAGACCTTCGGAAAGACAAGCTGCCCGGCTTCAATACTCCCACGGGAAAGGTGGAGGTTTTCTCTACGATCCTCAAGAAACACGGCTTCGACCCTCTTCCTGTCTACAAGGAGCCCGTGGAGAGCCCCGCGAGCCGTCCCGATATGGCGAAGAAGTATCCCCTCGTCCTCATGACCGGGGCCCGGATTCCCTTTTTCACCCACAGCAAATGGCGCGATGTGCCGTGGGTGAGCGATTTTCAGCCCGAGCCCGTGGTCAATCTCAACCCCGGCGACGCCGCGGCCCGGGCGATTAGGGAAGGCGACAAAGTGGTGCTGGAGAACGCCCACGGCGCCATCACGATTAAGGCCCACCTTACGGAGATGGTGAGCGCGGGCATGGTCGACATGTTCCACGGCTGGCCCAGCCAGGACGTGAATGTGATGGTTACCCGGAATTTCGATCCCATCTCGGGGTTTCCCCCTTATAAATCGGGACTCTGTAACGTGAGAAAGGCATAA
- a CDS encoding cupin domain-containing protein, giving the protein MIVRNMTDPEVLATTYVAHRGAMARMIMTSQFLKSMEFLAYAMLPPGNAIDEHVDEVEEIYFVLNGGGIMKVGAEEREVKEGDAIWLPAGEPHGLKNDKENMMVILVVAAYPD; this is encoded by the coding sequence TCGCCACCACCTACGTAGCCCACCGCGGCGCAATGGCCAGGATGATCATGACCAGCCAGTTCCTTAAATCAATGGAATTTCTCGCCTATGCCATGCTCCCTCCCGGCAACGCGATCGACGAGCACGTGGATGAAGTGGAGGAGATATACTTCGTCTTAAACGGCGGCGGAATAATGAAAGTGGGCGCCGAGGAAAGGGAAGTAAAAGAAGGCGACGCGATATGGCTCCCCGCAGGCGAGCCGCACGGGCTCAAGAATGATAAAGAGAATATGATGGTGATACTAGTAGTAGCCGCCTACCCCGATTAA
- a CDS encoding DUF3237 domain-containing protein: MFDYYLEHLFSYSVTMNPPEVIGPVPEGIRVNLYITGGEIGGPRLRGILRPLGADWLTIRRDGIAILDVHVTIETHDGALIYAPYSGMGDMGEDAYEKFLKGEPPHTVQLRTVPRFQTAHPEYQWLNRLQCLGIGEVNLDRLDVHYDLYAVR; the protein is encoded by the coding sequence ATGTTCGACTATTATTTGGAGCACCTTTTTTCCTATTCCGTGACCATGAACCCGCCGGAGGTGATAGGCCCGGTACCGGAGGGCATCAGGGTCAATCTCTATATCACGGGAGGAGAGATCGGCGGACCGAGGCTCCGGGGCATACTCCGCCCTCTGGGGGCCGATTGGCTCACCATCCGCAGGGACGGGATAGCCATACTCGACGTCCACGTCACAATCGAGACCCATGACGGCGCCCTCATATATGCACCTTATTCAGGCATGGGAGACATGGGTGAGGACGCGTACGAGAAGTTCCTCAAAGGCGAGCCGCCCCACACCGTGCAGCTCCGCACGGTCCCGCGCTTCCAGACCGCCCACCCCGAATACCAGTGGCTCAACCGCCTCCAATGCCTCGGCATAGGGGAGGTAAATCTCGACCGCCTGGACGTCCATTACGACCTGTACGCAGTGCGGTAA
- a CDS encoding MBL fold metallo-hydrolase, giving the protein MKAKEVTEKVYIVGSSDLSDSRDCSVYLIDAGDLVLVDAGAGPGFDRIVSNIKNLGFDPGKISTLILTHCHIDHVGGAHFFKEKYGPQIVMHDLDARVVERGDQRMTAAFYYNINFKPLPVDIKFAKEEEHLSVCDHDIVCLHTPGHTPGSMSVYLDIGGKRVLFGQDIHGPFMKDFGSDLRQYRESMEKLLALKADVLCEGHFGVYQPAVRVADYIERYLDEYGE; this is encoded by the coding sequence ATGAAGGCAAAGGAAGTAACGGAAAAGGTGTATATAGTAGGAAGCTCCGACTTATCCGATTCCCGGGATTGCTCGGTTTATCTGATCGATGCAGGGGACCTGGTGCTCGTTGACGCGGGGGCCGGTCCCGGCTTTGACCGGATCGTATCGAATATTAAGAATTTAGGTTTCGACCCGGGGAAGATCTCCACCCTCATCCTCACCCATTGCCACATAGACCATGTGGGCGGCGCCCACTTTTTCAAAGAGAAATACGGGCCCCAAATCGTGATGCACGACCTCGACGCCCGGGTGGTAGAGCGGGGCGACCAGAGGATGACCGCCGCCTTCTACTATAATATTAATTTCAAACCCCTGCCGGTGGACATCAAGTTTGCCAAGGAGGAAGAGCACCTTTCCGTCTGCGACCATGACATCGTCTGTCTCCACACCCCCGGCCACACCCCGGGCTCCATGTCCGTCTATCTGGACATAGGCGGCAAGAGGGTGCTTTTCGGCCAGGACATCCACGGACCTTTCATGAAAGATTTCGGCTCCGATCTCCGCCAATACCGGGAATCAATGGAGAAACTCCTCGCCCTCAAGGCCGATGTACTCTGTGAAGGCCATTTCGGCGTCTACCAACCCGCCGTCAGGGTCGCCGATTATATCGAGCGCTACCTTGACGAGTACGGCGAATAG